A genomic stretch from Desulfotignum balticum DSM 7044 includes:
- a CDS encoding isoprenyl transferase: protein MKSDEGQVQNLDSARLPKHVAVIMDGNGRWAKKRWLNRVKGHEKGAQTVRTIVQSCRKLQIPFLTLYAFSTENWARPRSEVSTLMHLLKQFLVSERKEMMEKGICLKVLGQLEKLPEDVQAKARQTMADTCNNTQMTLNLALSYGSRQEITDAVHALAKKVATGELAADDISEQMISNHLYTAGMPDPDLVIRTSGEFRLSNFLLWQSAYAEIFITPTLWPDFTQAEFIDILTHYQKRDRRFGNVECNMPSDGLPH from the coding sequence TTGAAATCTGATGAAGGGCAGGTCCAGAATCTGGATTCTGCCAGATTGCCGAAACATGTGGCGGTTATCATGGACGGCAACGGCCGGTGGGCCAAAAAACGATGGTTGAACCGGGTCAAAGGCCATGAAAAAGGCGCTCAGACGGTCCGAACCATTGTTCAGTCCTGCCGGAAATTGCAGATTCCTTTTTTGACTTTATATGCATTTTCCACTGAAAACTGGGCCAGACCCCGTTCCGAAGTGTCGACGCTCATGCATCTGTTAAAACAATTTCTGGTGTCGGAGCGCAAAGAAATGATGGAAAAAGGGATCTGCCTGAAAGTGCTGGGTCAGTTGGAAAAACTGCCGGAAGATGTTCAGGCTAAAGCCAGGCAAACCATGGCCGATACCTGCAACAATACACAAATGACCCTGAACCTGGCGTTAAGCTACGGCAGTCGCCAGGAGATTACCGATGCGGTTCACGCCCTGGCCAAAAAAGTGGCCACCGGTGAACTGGCAGCCGATGACATCAGTGAGCAAATGATATCGAATCATCTGTACACCGCCGGTATGCCGGACCCGGACCTGGTCATCCGGACATCGGGAGAGTTCCGGCTATCCAATTTTCTGCTCTGGCAGTCCGCGTATGCGGAAATTTTCATCACGCCCACCTTGTGGCCGGATTTTACCCAGGCGGAATTTATCGATATCTTAACCCATTATCAGAAAAGGGACCGACGGTTCGGTAACGTTGAATGCAACATGCCCAGCGATGGATTACCACATTAA
- a CDS encoding 1-deoxy-D-xylulose-5-phosphate reductoisomerase, whose product MKHLSILGATGSIGTSALEIVRMHPDRFQVKALTAANNLPLLSRQIQQFNPEMVAVLDEAKARELAEMLKPGVRPEILSGPSGYAAAAAWDKVDTVVLAMVGAAGLKPALAAIEAGKDIALANKETLVMAGDIVMAKAREKNVTVLPVDSEHSAMFQCMLGNQARDVKQLFLTASGGPFRNTPQSDFPGITREDALNHPNWSMGNKISIDSATLMNKGLELIEAVHLFGISHQNIQVLIHPQSIVHSMVGFADGSVMAQMGVPDMKQAISFALSFPDRLDTGLLFPDFAALASLTFCAPDSERFPSLAFAREACEKKGTLPAVMNAANEVAVQAFLDRRIRFSDIFTLVSTTMAAHTCIDNPELSGIIEADRWAREKAGSLI is encoded by the coding sequence ATGAAGCACCTGTCCATTTTAGGGGCGACCGGTTCCATCGGTACGTCTGCCCTTGAAATTGTCCGCATGCATCCGGACCGGTTTCAGGTAAAGGCGTTGACCGCTGCCAATAATCTGCCGCTGTTGAGCCGTCAGATTCAGCAGTTTAATCCGGAGATGGTGGCGGTGCTGGATGAGGCCAAGGCCCGGGAACTGGCTGAGATGCTGAAACCGGGTGTCCGGCCTGAGATTCTGTCCGGACCTTCCGGATATGCAGCCGCCGCCGCCTGGGACAAGGTGGACACCGTGGTGCTGGCCATGGTGGGGGCCGCAGGGTTGAAACCGGCGCTGGCCGCCATCGAGGCTGGAAAAGACATTGCCCTGGCCAACAAGGAAACCCTGGTGATGGCCGGCGACATTGTCATGGCCAAAGCCCGGGAAAAAAACGTGACCGTGCTGCCCGTGGACAGTGAGCATTCCGCCATGTTTCAATGCATGCTGGGCAATCAGGCCAGGGACGTGAAACAGCTTTTTCTCACGGCATCCGGCGGACCTTTCAGAAATACACCCCAATCGGATTTTCCCGGCATTACCAGAGAAGATGCGTTAAACCATCCCAACTGGTCCATGGGGAACAAGATCTCCATTGATTCTGCCACACTCATGAACAAGGGGCTGGAACTCATCGAAGCCGTGCACCTGTTCGGCATCTCCCATCAAAATATTCAGGTGCTGATCCATCCCCAGAGTATTGTCCATTCCATGGTCGGATTTGCCGACGGATCGGTCATGGCCCAGATGGGGGTGCCGGACATGAAACAGGCCATCTCTTTTGCCCTGTCATTTCCGGATCGCCTGGATACCGGCCTGTTATTTCCGGATTTTGCGGCACTTGCCTCTCTGACCTTTTGCGCCCCGGATTCTGAGCGGTTTCCATCCCTGGCATTTGCCCGGGAAGCGTGCGAAAAAAAAGGGACCCTGCCTGCGGTGATGAATGCCGCCAATGAAGTGGCGGTTCAGGCATTCCTTGACCGGCGCATCCGGTTTTCCGATATCTTTACCCTTGTTTCCACCACCATGGCAGCCCATACCTGCATTGACAATCCGGAACTTTCAGGTATTATTGAGGCCGATCGCTGGGCCAGGGAAAAAGCCGGCTCCCTTATATAA
- a CDS encoding phosphatidate cytidylyltransferase: MQHAQRWITTLILAPLIIWILIKGTPMILSTLVSAVAVSAIREYLRIVFRSDNHTVPWMISGFSYLTCIFLVTAAAFASWPAMILVLILNLIFLSAFVLFRFPAGKYLFDTIARQALGIMYIPLSLSLLLFVRNMEHGALWVFWLLIVCFMNDTGAFYTGTYFGKRKLAPRISPKKTLEGSAGGIGASMTAGLIFSMLFFGSPGLALLTLPCSFLIAVAGQVGDLFESALKRASSVKDSGRILPGHGGMLDRIDGLLFAIPVLYAYLLAVGI, encoded by the coding sequence ATGCAACATGCCCAGCGATGGATTACCACATTAATACTGGCGCCTTTGATCATTTGGATTCTGATCAAAGGTACCCCCATGATTTTGTCCACCCTGGTTTCCGCCGTGGCTGTTTCTGCCATCCGGGAATATCTGCGCATTGTTTTCAGATCTGATAACCATACCGTGCCATGGATGATCTCCGGGTTTTCCTATCTGACCTGTATCTTTCTGGTGACTGCCGCCGCCTTTGCTTCGTGGCCGGCAATGATTCTTGTGTTGATCCTGAACCTGATTTTTCTGTCCGCCTTTGTCCTGTTCCGGTTCCCGGCAGGCAAATATCTGTTTGATACCATCGCCCGGCAGGCCTTAGGGATCATGTATATTCCCTTGTCCCTGTCTTTGCTGCTGTTTGTAAGGAATATGGAGCACGGCGCGCTCTGGGTTTTCTGGTTGCTGATTGTCTGTTTCATGAATGATACCGGCGCCTTTTACACAGGCACATATTTTGGAAAACGCAAACTGGCACCCCGGATCAGCCCCAAAAAAACCCTGGAAGGATCAGCCGGCGGTATCGGTGCATCCATGACAGCCGGCCTGATTTTTTCAATGCTGTTTTTCGGTTCACCCGGGCTGGCTTTATTGACACTTCCCTGTTCCTTTCTCATTGCCGTGGCCGGACAGGTGGGGGACCTGTTTGAATCCGCTTTAAAGCGGGCGTCCTCGGTCAAGGATTCCGGCCGGATTCTGCCGGGCCATGGGGGGATGCTGGACCGCATTGACGGGTTGCTGTTCGCCATTCCCGTGCTCTACGCATATCTGCTGGCGGTGGGGATATGA
- the tsf gene encoding translation elongation factor Ts, which produces MAEISAAMVKELREATGSGIMDCKRVLAEADGNMEKAFDLLRKKGLAKAAKRAGRSTSEGIVYSYIHTGAKLGVLVEVNCESDFVAKTDDFIEFAKNIAMHIAAANPAGLTPDDVDQSVVEKEREIFRAQMLEEGKPENIIDKIVDGKVEKFYKEVCLLSQQYVKDPQKTIEEFLKETIGKIGENIQIRRFARFQIGA; this is translated from the coding sequence ATGGCTGAGATTTCCGCAGCAATGGTAAAAGAACTGCGCGAAGCAACCGGGTCGGGCATCATGGATTGTAAACGGGTGCTGGCCGAAGCAGACGGCAATATGGAAAAAGCGTTCGATCTGCTGCGCAAAAAAGGGCTGGCCAAAGCAGCCAAGCGGGCGGGTCGATCCACGTCAGAAGGCATTGTTTATTCTTATATTCATACCGGTGCCAAACTGGGCGTACTGGTGGAAGTGAATTGTGAATCCGATTTTGTGGCCAAAACCGATGATTTTATCGAATTTGCCAAAAACATTGCCATGCACATCGCTGCTGCCAATCCTGCCGGGCTGACACCGGATGATGTGGATCAAAGCGTGGTGGAAAAAGAACGCGAAATTTTCAGGGCCCAGATGCTTGAAGAAGGCAAGCCCGAAAACATCATCGACAAGATTGTGGACGGCAAGGTGGAAAAATTCTACAAGGAAGTCTGCCTTTTGAGTCAGCAGTATGTCAAGGATCCCCAGAAAACCATTGAAGAATTCCTCAAGGAAACCATCGGCAAGATCGGTGAAAATATCCAGATCAGACGCTTTGCACGGTTCCAGATAGGAGCGTAA
- the pyrH gene encoding UMP kinase, which produces MNTQPEFKRILIKLSGEALMGNQGFGITPEMIHYVAEEIAKVARLNVEIGIVVGGGNIFRGVAGSSAGMDRSSADNMGMLATVINSLALCDALEKCDVPTRVQSAIRMDQIAEPFIRRKAIRHLEKGRIVIFAAGTGNPYFTTDTAAVLRAHETRAQILFKATQVDGVYDKDPVAHEDAVMFDELSYMRVIEKQLHVMDMTAISLAMEHDLPLQVFDLHQSDNILKAVLGQDIGTRIK; this is translated from the coding sequence TTGAATACTCAGCCGGAGTTCAAACGGATTTTAATCAAGCTGAGTGGCGAAGCCCTGATGGGAAATCAGGGCTTCGGCATCACCCCGGAAATGATTCATTATGTGGCGGAAGAAATTGCCAAAGTGGCCCGCCTGAACGTTGAAATCGGCATTGTGGTGGGCGGCGGCAACATCTTTCGAGGGGTGGCCGGCAGTTCCGCGGGTATGGATAGAAGTTCCGCCGATAATATGGGAATGCTGGCCACAGTGATCAATTCCCTGGCATTGTGTGATGCCCTGGAGAAATGTGATGTGCCCACCCGGGTTCAGTCAGCCATACGCATGGATCAGATTGCAGAACCCTTTATTCGGAGAAAGGCCATTCGGCATCTTGAAAAAGGGCGGATCGTGATTTTTGCGGCAGGGACAGGCAACCCATATTTTACCACAGATACGGCGGCTGTGCTCAGAGCCCATGAAACCCGTGCACAGATTCTGTTCAAAGCCACCCAGGTGGACGGGGTGTATGACAAAGACCCGGTGGCCCATGAAGATGCGGTAATGTTTGATGAATTGTCCTATATGCGGGTGATTGAAAAACAGCTCCATGTCATGGATATGACGGCCATTTCCCTGGCCATGGAGCATGACCTGCCCCTTCAGGTGTTTGATCTGCATCAATCGGATAACATTCTCAAGGCGGTGTTGGGTCAGGATATCGGCACCCGGATAAAATAG
- the rseP gene encoding RIP metalloprotease RseP: MGHSVVAFIIVIGVLVFIHELGHFLVARFFKVGVDVFSLGFGPKIFKKMKGRTQYCISAVPLGGYVKMVGEEPGKDLPLEDESISFSHKPLYQKSLIVAAGPAFNFFLAIFIFYVLYQFSGIYLARPVIGEVMDNTPAQQAGLLPGDVITKVDGHEIRSFEDISRIVGESDGKALDIGVDREGQTLRISLVPEKQETVNVFQEPVDRYVIGIRGTGDVFHQPLNPFQAMARSISDTYGLVKVTILSVGKMISGSLSADNLGGPIMIAQMAGEQAKAGVVNFVWFIALLSVNLGIINLFPIPVLDGGHLVFFGIEAVTGKQVSDKVKEKMIQFGAALLVALMVFVFYNDIIRIFNGG; the protein is encoded by the coding sequence GTGGGTCATTCCGTTGTCGCATTTATTATCGTTATCGGTGTTCTGGTGTTCATCCACGAGCTGGGCCATTTTCTGGTGGCCCGGTTTTTCAAAGTAGGCGTGGATGTGTTTTCTCTGGGATTCGGTCCCAAAATATTTAAAAAAATGAAAGGCCGCACCCAATATTGTATCTCTGCCGTTCCTTTGGGGGGATATGTGAAAATGGTGGGGGAAGAACCGGGTAAAGATCTGCCTTTAGAAGATGAATCCATCTCATTTTCCCACAAACCTTTGTACCAGAAAAGCCTGATCGTGGCTGCCGGACCGGCGTTTAATTTTTTTCTGGCGATTTTCATTTTTTATGTCCTGTATCAGTTTTCCGGCATCTATCTGGCCAGACCGGTGATCGGCGAGGTCATGGACAACACCCCGGCCCAGCAGGCCGGGCTTTTGCCCGGTGATGTGATCACGAAAGTCGACGGCCATGAGATCCGGTCTTTTGAAGACATTTCCCGGATCGTGGGAGAATCAGACGGAAAAGCCCTGGACATCGGCGTGGACCGGGAAGGGCAGACCCTGCGGATTTCCCTGGTTCCGGAAAAACAGGAAACCGTCAATGTGTTCCAGGAACCTGTGGACCGGTATGTCATCGGTATCCGGGGCACGGGCGATGTATTTCATCAGCCGCTGAATCCGTTCCAGGCCATGGCAAGGTCTATTTCAGATACATATGGGCTGGTGAAAGTGACCATTCTGTCCGTGGGCAAGATGATCTCGGGCAGCCTGTCCGCCGACAATTTAGGAGGCCCCATCATGATCGCCCAGATGGCCGGGGAACAGGCCAAAGCCGGTGTCGTGAATTTTGTGTGGTTCATTGCCTTGCTGTCGGTCAACCTGGGTATCATCAATCTGTTCCCCATCCCGGTGCTGGACGGGGGGCACCTGGTGTTTTTCGGTATTGAGGCGGTCACGGGAAAACAGGTCAGCGACAAAGTAAAAGAAAAAATGATCCAGTTCGGGGCCGCCCTTCTGGTGGCATTGATGGTGTTTGTTTTTTACAATGATATTATAAGAATTTTCAATGGTGGATAA
- the frr gene encoding ribosome recycling factor: MIDEVVEETRDRMGKTQKAFVKEMGKVRTGRASQSMLDSVKVDYYGTQTPLPQMATVSIPESRLITVKPWDISVINSVEKAIHKANLGLTPSNDGKLIRISIPPLTEERRKEIAKNVSKICEDYKVAVRNIRRDSNDMLKELQKDGEISEDDSFKGQKQVQDLTDEYIQRLDDIFAEKEKEILEI, encoded by the coding sequence ATGATCGATGAAGTGGTCGAAGAAACCAGGGACCGGATGGGAAAAACACAGAAAGCCTTTGTCAAGGAGATGGGAAAGGTTCGGACCGGCAGGGCATCCCAGTCCATGCTGGACAGTGTGAAAGTGGATTATTACGGCACCCAGACCCCGTTGCCCCAGATGGCCACGGTATCCATTCCCGAAAGTCGTTTGATAACTGTGAAGCCGTGGGATATCAGCGTGATCAATTCGGTGGAAAAAGCCATTCACAAAGCCAATCTCGGACTGACACCCTCCAATGACGGTAAATTGATCCGGATCTCCATCCCTCCTTTGACTGAGGAGCGCAGAAAGGAGATCGCCAAAAATGTGTCCAAAATATGTGAAGATTACAAGGTAGCGGTTCGTAATATCCGTCGGGATTCCAATGACATGCTCAAGGAACTTCAAAAGGACGGGGAAATTTCCGAAGATGACAGCTTTAAAGGGCAAAAGCAGGTTCAGGACCTGACCGACGAGTATATCCAGCGACTGGACGATATTTTTGCTGAAAAAGAAAAGGAAATCCTTGAAATCTGA
- the rpsB gene encoding 30S ribosomal protein S2, with the protein MAYITIRELLEAGVHFGHQTKRWNPKMKKYIFGARNGIYIIDLQQTVKLFKEAHDFIKGIAAEGKDVLFVGTKKQASEALYEEANRAEMFYVENRWLGGMLTNFQTIKNNINRYHFLNSIENDGTLENYPKKEQSKMLKEKEKLEFAIGGISHMKRLPSAIFIIDPKNEAIAVKEGKRLGIPIVAVVDTNCDPDDIDYVIPGNDDAIRSIRLFTSRIADACIEGRQIYEEKMQAQADGDQEKEMDKGDQKVAIEVVSDGTDGPVVEKIKRKTTPAEPAEESIETE; encoded by the coding sequence GGAAGCCGGTGTTCATTTCGGACACCAGACAAAACGCTGGAACCCCAAGATGAAAAAATATATCTTCGGGGCCAGAAACGGGATCTACATTATCGACCTTCAGCAGACCGTGAAACTGTTCAAAGAAGCCCATGATTTCATCAAAGGCATTGCCGCGGAAGGCAAGGATGTCCTGTTTGTGGGAACCAAAAAACAGGCGTCCGAAGCCCTGTATGAAGAAGCCAACCGGGCGGAGATGTTTTATGTGGAAAACCGGTGGCTGGGCGGCATGCTGACCAACTTTCAGACCATCAAGAACAATATCAACCGGTACCATTTTCTCAATTCCATTGAAAATGACGGGACCCTTGAAAATTATCCCAAAAAAGAGCAGTCAAAAATGCTCAAGGAAAAAGAGAAACTGGAATTTGCCATCGGCGGTATCAGCCATATGAAACGGCTGCCCTCCGCCATTTTCATCATTGATCCCAAAAATGAGGCCATTGCCGTCAAAGAGGGCAAACGCCTGGGCATTCCCATTGTGGCAGTCGTGGATACCAACTGCGATCCGGATGATATTGATTATGTGATCCCCGGCAATGACGATGCCATCCGGTCGATCCGGCTGTTTACTTCCCGGATTGCCGATGCCTGCATTGAAGGCCGTCAAATCTATGAAGAAAAAATGCAGGCCCAGGCCGATGGTGATCAGGAAAAAGAGATGGATAAAGGGGATCAGAAAGTGGCCATTGAAGTGGTATCAGACGGTACTGACGGCCCTGTTGTGGAAAAAATCAAACGTAAAACCACACCTGCTGAACCGGCAGAAGAATCGATTGAAACTGAATAA
- a CDS encoding phosphoribosylformylglycinamidine synthase subunit PurQ translates to MTQVKALILTGFGLNCDHETALAFELAGARPYRVHINSLVDGTVNLADFHILAFGGGFSWGDDHGAGVIQAVKLKNHIGKDLLGFVDAGKLIIGICNGFQALVNTGLLPGLDKDYTRRSVAITYNDCGNFRDQWVHLTANLESPCVFTRGMDKADFPVRHGEGKFIAEPDVLTALQANGQVVFQYADATGSPAGGAFPFNPNGSLHDIAGICDPTGKIFGLMPHPEAYNHVTNHPDWPRRKQQLKGEGQAFGEQETIGIRLFQNGVDHIRERFF, encoded by the coding sequence ATGACACAGGTGAAGGCACTGATTTTAACGGGTTTCGGACTGAACTGCGACCATGAAACCGCCCTGGCCTTTGAACTGGCCGGTGCCCGGCCTTATCGCGTGCATATCAATTCTCTGGTGGACGGCACCGTGAACCTGGCGGATTTTCATATTCTGGCGTTCGGCGGCGGGTTCTCCTGGGGGGATGACCACGGGGCCGGGGTGATCCAGGCGGTGAAACTTAAAAACCATATCGGAAAAGACCTGCTGGGTTTTGTGGATGCGGGAAAACTGATCATCGGTATCTGCAACGGGTTTCAGGCCCTGGTGAATACCGGACTTCTGCCGGGGCTGGACAAGGACTACACCCGGCGTTCCGTGGCCATCACCTACAATGACTGCGGCAATTTCAGGGACCAGTGGGTCCATTTGACCGCCAATCTTGAAAGTCCGTGCGTGTTTACCAGAGGCATGGACAAGGCGGATTTTCCCGTGCGGCACGGGGAGGGCAAGTTCATTGCCGAACCGGATGTGCTGACAGCGCTGCAGGCCAACGGCCAGGTGGTGTTCCAATATGCCGATGCAACGGGCAGTCCCGCCGGCGGGGCGTTTCCCTTCAACCCCAACGGGTCGCTGCACGATATTGCCGGCATCTGTGATCCCACCGGAAAGATTTTCGGACTCATGCCCCATCCGGAAGCCTACAATCATGTGACCAATCATCCGGACTGGCCCCGCAGAAAACAACAGCTCAAAGGTGAAGGTCAAGCGTTCGGTGAACAAGAAACCATTGGTATCCGTTTGTTTCAAAACGGGGTGGATCACATCCGGGAAAGGTTCTTTTAA
- a CDS encoding AIR synthase-related protein → MTACIEIALKQSLGDAEASSLVKKADSYFKIHIESARTIHMLTIDSDLKTQDLERIRQEIFTNPVTQVSSLSPLKIDFHWCIWIGLRPGVKDNPGATAMEAVEDLLGRSFGPDEGIYTSKRYCLSGESLTRSQVETLAKELLSNPIIQQFKIFSKSDWHPETGANVKPARVILDHTPCFDFIDIDSDQTLAKISDQRNLALNPRDIPVIRQYFLDPEVAAQRQAMGLSGPTDVELEYISQARSDHCNHNTFRGIFKYADVMTGEKTIEHSLFKTYIQQPTLALKQKKDWVVSVLWDNAGVGVFDEHNNYVITGETHNSPSNMEAYGGAITGIVGVYRDPMGTGLGSKLFMGSFGFCVGDVNYDGPLKPPLHPRRLLNGVIEGVRDGGNKSGVPTTFGQTLFDPGYMGKSLVFVTALGIMPKQVKGRPSHEKKTSPGDLIIMSGGRVGKDGIHGVTASSESYSENTPAGHVQIGDPYTQKKMHDFLLECRDEGLIRFITDNGGGGLSSSIGESAMISNGCVVYLDKVPLKYPGLDMWEIWVSESQERMTIAIDPKDLDRFMSLSRQHAVESTVIGEYTDTGKLHITFQGKTCAYVDMDLLDKGFPAWEFDAVWLPPAVRGLTEPVIRKPEDFNGLMTAMLARPNICSKEWILRQYDHEVQGGSVIKPLVGVNRNIPSDASVTRPVLTGNKGLAFSQTLLPWYSKIDAYHMMTCTIDEAVRRLIAVGGSMDHLGGVDNFCWPDIGYDEKTNPDGRFKAAQLVRACRALKDACMAYEIPLLSGKDSMYVDGHLEGAFGERIKVSALETVQFSATSVVEDILHCQTLEPKLAGDFVYVAGITADELGASEYYDLFGKIGANVPQVNFGANRVLYRAVEKAMDLEMPASCHAVGRGGLGVHLALMTMAGRLGMEIDLSQVPVAAKTLSDDVLLFSESAGRLILTVPPDRKPVFDKLAKGLPFRCVGGVTDAHDRLKITGVRNDIIVDLPCADLDKAFNKLFGEMI, encoded by the coding sequence ATGACAGCCTGTATCGAGATTGCGTTGAAACAATCGCTGGGGGATGCGGAAGCATCTTCGCTTGTAAAAAAGGCGGATTCCTATTTTAAAATTCACATTGAGTCGGCCAGAACCATCCATATGCTGACCATTGACTCTGATCTGAAAACACAGGATCTGGAACGGATCCGGCAGGAGATTTTCACCAATCCCGTGACCCAGGTATCTTCATTATCCCCCCTGAAAATAGACTTTCACTGGTGCATCTGGATCGGGCTGCGGCCCGGGGTCAAGGACAATCCCGGGGCCACGGCCATGGAAGCCGTTGAAGATCTGCTGGGCCGATCATTCGGGCCGGATGAAGGGATCTATACCTCGAAGCGCTATTGCCTTTCCGGAGAATCCTTAACCCGGTCCCAGGTGGAAACCCTGGCCAAAGAGCTTTTATCCAATCCCATTATCCAGCAGTTCAAGATTTTTTCAAAATCGGACTGGCACCCTGAAACAGGGGCAAATGTCAAACCGGCCCGGGTGATTCTGGACCATACCCCCTGTTTTGATTTCATTGACATCGATTCCGACCAGACCCTGGCAAAGATCAGTGATCAGCGCAATCTGGCATTGAACCCCAGGGATATCCCTGTTATCCGGCAATATTTTCTGGATCCCGAGGTGGCGGCCCAGCGACAGGCCATGGGGCTGTCCGGGCCCACGGACGTGGAACTGGAATATATTTCCCAGGCCCGAAGCGATCATTGCAATCACAACACATTTCGGGGAATTTTCAAGTACGCGGATGTGATGACCGGGGAAAAAACCATTGAACACTCCTTGTTCAAGACCTATATCCAGCAGCCCACCCTGGCGCTGAAACAGAAAAAAGACTGGGTGGTGTCTGTACTCTGGGACAATGCCGGTGTGGGGGTGTTTGATGAACACAACAATTATGTGATCACCGGGGAAACCCATAATTCGCCGTCCAATATGGAAGCCTATGGCGGGGCCATCACCGGCATTGTGGGCGTGTACCGGGACCCCATGGGCACGGGTCTGGGCTCCAAACTGTTCATGGGCAGTTTCGGGTTCTGCGTGGGGGATGTCAATTATGACGGGCCTTTAAAACCGCCATTGCATCCCAGACGGCTTTTGAACGGGGTCATCGAAGGGGTCAGAGACGGGGGCAACAAGAGCGGGGTGCCCACCACCTTTGGCCAGACCCTGTTTGATCCGGGATATATGGGCAAAAGCCTGGTGTTTGTCACCGCGTTGGGTATCATGCCCAAACAGGTGAAAGGCAGACCCAGTCATGAAAAGAAAACCTCACCCGGTGATTTGATCATCATGAGCGGGGGCCGGGTGGGCAAGGACGGGATCCACGGGGTCACCGCGTCTTCGGAAAGTTATTCGGAAAACACCCCGGCCGGTCATGTCCAGATCGGAGACCCCTATACCCAGAAAAAAATGCATGATTTTCTCCTGGAATGCCGGGATGAGGGGTTGATCCGGTTTATTACCGACAACGGCGGAGGCGGGCTGTCTTCGTCCATCGGCGAATCCGCCATGATTTCCAACGGGTGTGTGGTGTATCTGGACAAGGTGCCCCTCAAGTATCCGGGCCTGGACATGTGGGAGATCTGGGTGTCGGAATCCCAGGAGCGCATGACCATTGCCATCGACCCAAAAGATCTGGACCGGTTCATGTCCCTGTCCCGGCAGCATGCCGTGGAAAGCACGGTGATCGGTGAATATACCGATACCGGTAAGCTGCACATCACTTTTCAGGGAAAAACCTGTGCCTATGTGGATATGGATCTGCTGGACAAAGGGTTTCCCGCCTGGGAGTTTGACGCGGTGTGGCTGCCGCCTGCGGTCCGGGGCCTGACCGAACCGGTGATCCGCAAACCAGAAGATTTCAATGGTCTCATGACCGCCATGCTGGCCCGGCCTAATATCTGTTCCAAAGAATGGATCCTCCGCCAGTATGACCATGAGGTCCAGGGCGGATCCGTGATCAAGCCTCTGGTGGGCGTGAACCGCAACATTCCGTCGGATGCGTCCGTGACCCGGCCGGTACTTACCGGGAACAAAGGGCTGGCGTTTTCCCAGACCCTGCTGCCCTGGTATTCAAAAATCGATGCCTATCACATGATGACCTGCACCATTGACGAGGCGGTGCGACGACTCATTGCCGTGGGCGGAAGCATGGATCATCTCGGCGGGGTGGACAATTTCTGCTGGCCCGATATCGGGTATGATGAAAAAACCAATCCGGACGGCAGATTCAAGGCAGCTCAGCTGGTGCGGGCCTGCCGGGCCCTGAAAGATGCGTGCATGGCCTATGAGATCCCGCTGTTGTCCGGCAAGGATTCCATGTATGTGGACGGACACCTGGAAGGGGCGTTCGGTGAGCGCATCAAAGTATCGGCCCTGGAAACCGTGCAGTTTTCCGCCACTTCCGTGGTGGAGGACATCCTGCACTGCCAGACACTGGAACCCAAATTGGCCGGGGATTTTGTCTATGTCGCCGGCATCACGGCCGATGAACTGGGGGCTTCCGAATATTACGATCTGTTCGGCAAAATTGGTGCCAATGTGCCGCAGGTGAATTTTGGTGCCAACCGGGTGTTGTACCGGGCCGTGGAAAAAGCCATGGATCTCGAGATGCCGGCTTCGTGTCATGCCGTGGGACGGGGCGGTCTGGGGGTTCACCTGGCGCTGATGACCATGGCCGGCAGACTGGGCATGGAAATTGATCTGTCCCAGGTGCCGGTTGCGGCAAAAACCCTTTCAGACGATGTGCTGCTTTTTTCCGAATCTGCGGGTCGGTTGATTCTGACTGTTCCGCCTGACCGGAAGCCGGTATTTGACAAACTCGCCAAGGGACTGCCATTCAGGTGTGTGGGGGGGGTCACAGATGCACACGACCGCCTGAAAATCACAGGGGTCCGGAACGATATCATTGTGGATCTGCCCTGTGCTGATCTGGACAAGGCATTTAACAAACTGTTTGGAGAGATGATATGA